The DNA region TTTTGTTTAGAGTCAACTTTGGATTTAATTAAAATTGTGCCGCAGGCACCACCGTTTATCTAATCGTGATTTAGTAAATCGTGATTTGATATTATTATACTGTATACCGACCGTTGAACATTATCCAGTTTTAAGTATTACCACCACATTTTCATGTCAGTGAATATCTGATTGTTTATATAATATGGAATAGCATTAGCTTCTCCTGCATATCTGAGTGCTGCCTGAATTTCCTTGTTATAATCCATTGATAAATAAACAGGGTGCCCGGTTTTGCACTTTAACAGGTACAGAAGATCACCTCTCTGTTTCGGAAGATCACGTGTGAAATGCAGGAGATCGGGCATTACCTTCCATACTCCGTTTTTCGTAAACAGCTTTATCAGTCTCCACTGTACGATGAAGTCTGTTTCAGCGTATATCAGATTCTTTAGTTCATCCTTATCAAAATCAAGCGCCTTCCCTGCAATACGGAACGCAGCCTTCGCAAGTACCGGATCATCACTGTGCATAATCTTCAGAACGATATCCTTGCTGTCTTCCGTACCGAGCTTAACCAGCGCATACATCGCCTCACGGGGATACTGTTCAAGATACTGACGTATAAGCGGGATATCATCTTTGGTACCGGAATTTGCAAACTCCCAGAGTGACTGCGGCAGATTGTCTCTGCAGAACTTCAGAATATCAAAAACCTGTCTTTTTAAGATTTCTGCGTGCAAAATTCCTTATATGAGCAGATTCAGAAAACAGCAGCTGTTCAAAGCCTTCCCATATTCCCTCTTTTTCAAGGCTATACTCATATGCGATCAGACGAACATGTTCATTTTCGTCATTCGCAAATATCGCCTGAACTTCATCGGGAATGCATTCTCCTGACATTTTAATATATATCCGTTCCAGTAAACACCGCAGTTCATATGAACATTCATTTTTGAAAAAATATATGATAAGATCACGGTATTTCGGTTCCGGGTGAAGGAAAAACAGTTTGTAGCAGAGCCTCCTTGTATGTATATACGCCTTCAGTACTGTATCAGCGTTTCTCTCAAAGGTCTCCATAATATAAGAATCAAGGTAATCCATCGAGAACTCAGCAGAACGCTTTGCTTTCTGTCCTCTGCGCACATGCTCAACATAAGGCATCGCATTTACCAGATATTCAGCTGCTCTCTCCTTACGCATCAGTTCATAAAATATCTTCATTGCAGTACGACGCACCTGCGGAACAGTATCATTAAAACGGATAAGCGTATATCCAATCATGTCATAAAGATCATCATCCACAAAATGCTCCAGACACTGTTCACGGAAAAATCCGTTCGGATGTGCTGAACCGAATATGAGCAACGCACGGTAGTACAGATAATATCCGCCAGGGCAGCTTCTTTCTTTCCACTTTTCAAAATCTACTTCACCGATCTCCACAGGAGCAAATTTCATCATATTCTCGGCAAAAAGAAAAAAATTCACATTATGATTTTCAATATAATGTGCCTGCGTTCCTATAAACTTTATCTGCTCCGGAGACGGATCATAAAACAGCGCTGAATAAAGATGCGGAAAACAGTAATACTGCCTCAGGCGAAAATTGTCATCATGGTTATAATATGAAGTGTGACGCTTGAATCTATCCGAAAGCTCATTTCTGTAACGCTCGATAATGCACTGCGCATGCTGTGTTTTGTCTGTCATATCTCTCTATAAACCCCTTTCCATATAAACAAGCCCACCTTATTAAGCATTGTATTCTGCCTTTTACAAGGTGGGTATGTAAGTATTATTATAACCGCAAACACATGATGTGTCAAATGCACAGCTTATGGTACGCCTTCGGCGTTCTATGGAAAACGGCCGCCGTTCGGCGACCGTTGAACATATCAGCAAGCACCCATAATGCCGGACGCTTTGCACTCTATTCTCTTCTTATGAGTTTCAAGATCAGCTTCTCTGGTCGGTACCGGAATGTGGCTTTCTTTATCTGTAAGGCTGAGAACAATATCGATAGACGTTTTAAGTGATATGTAATTTCCGGCTGATACAAAAACCGGTTTTACATTATCCATTGTTCTGAGTACGCATCCGTACACTTCATCATTTATCACGATATCAGTCATATCACCTCTTGATTTTCCCGGCTCTGTATAATCCGTATCCTCAATTTTATAATATGATTTTGCCACACCGATAGATGGTTTTCCGATATCAAATGAAGCCTGCGAAGCTATACCCATATGTCTCGGATGAAGATATCCGTTTCCGTCAAACATAAAAATATCCGGATCATTTTCAAGGAGTTTTACTGCTTCACGAATCAACGGAATCTCCCTGAATGAAAGAAATCCTGGGATATATTCACATGTGATCTTACCGGCATATGATTTTCTCTCAATGACTTCGTGAGTATTAAAATCCACGACAACGATACAGCACACCGCACATTCGCTGCCATTTTCATCATTCCAGTACGCCAGATCTACGCCCGCAACTGTTTTTATCTCATCCATTCGGATTCTGTCTGTCAGATCCAGCTTATCTCTTAATGCGTTTTGTATTTCAATGTATTGTTCTTCGTTTTTCATTGTATATTTCCTTTCGTTTTATCAAATCGTGATTTAGTAAATCGCGATTTGATATTCTCGTAAATTAATCAGTGTCTGTTACGAAACCAGATACACGCAATGTGTAGCTGGTTTTTCAATTGTGCCGCAGGCACCACCATTTAATGGAACGCCTTCGGCGACCGTTATTCCATACATCCATATTCAGAATAATAATCTGATAAGATTTTTGAATCAAAAATCATACTCATCTTCTCTGTCAAGCAGCTGGCTCCATCTTGCTGATATCAGTTTCGCATAATGAACATGATTAAGTCCATAATTACCGAGTGAATAAGCATCATTAAATTCTACAAGAAGAGTTCGGTTATCCTTTGTAACACAAATATCCATACTGCATGCAACAGGTCTGTTTTCCCATGATTTAAATGTTTCCATTATTTCTTTGAGAACAGTTGCATCATAATGATAGTAATAACTTTCACGATTTGAATCAAGAATCAAACCATATGGTCTGACATCAAGAAGTCTGTCATATAGAATAAAGCATCGCCACTCAGCTTCAATATCAAGAGGTTCACTGCATATGACTTCATAGTTTTCATTCTGATTACCACAACCAGTGAGATCATAAATGCTTTTAATTATCTTGCCGGTAAAAACTTTACTTTTCTTTGGCTTTACAAACCATCCGGCAGACCATTTTGATTCATCGACGCTTATGGCTTCGATAGTATCAGTCCATATTTTCCTTCCGAGATATTTCTTCATGGTCTCAGGATAATCTGGTACATATGGTTCTACGCCAAACTTATTGAATATCTCTTTACACTGATCGATATAATCAAGTACAATATCTTCCTTCTCAACTTTATCGTATATTTCATCTATTGTATGATAAGGTACAATCTCAGCACCAAGCTCACGGAAACCATACATCGCACAAGCCATATTCGGACTATGCGGTATTTCCATGTTCATACCTTTATCAAGCTTCGTTTTCAGCCAAACTTTCATTATTGCATCACCTTAATATACTTCGCCGGAACAGTATCCGCTAACCAGACTTTATCGTTTCCTAAGTAAAACATAATGCCGTCTTTCCACGCTGTTTCTGCATCAATAACTAGAATAGCCGGGTTATCATCGCGTCTTTTGCCCACCTGAAGTGCGGTGTCGATATCAGCAGACAGATGAACATACTGTCTTTTATTCGGCAGTAATCCACTTTTCATTATTGATCCGGTAAAACGTACTGGTGTGCCATGATACAGAATCTTTGGAGGTTCAGCAGCTTCTTTAACTATCTTTTGAGGAATGGAATGTCCGTAAAACGCTCTGATTTTTCCGTTACTTATTTCATGCCTTTTCTTATCTGAATTTTCAATAATATACCGCAGATCCTCTTCAGTTACTTTTTCCCACTTGCTGTTTTCTCTCAGAGCATTCAGTAACTGATTTACACTGACCCAGCCGTTTTCATCCAGCTCCAGTTCATATTCCCACGGTGCATGTCTGAGTGCATATGATATTTCCTTGCTTAGTTCTGTATAATATTTATCCATATCGTTCCTCTCTTTCGATTATATCATTTCTTAAATACACATTATCTGATTTATCTCTATGTCCGGAAAGGTCACATCACCTTTCAAGAAATGCCAGAGCTTTCTTGTATTTTTCAAGTCTTGTATAGTCCTTTTCCGTAGGATTCGGAATGCGGCTCAGATCCATATTGTGTTTTAACCCCGACATCTGATTTTATCTTTTCAAACGACACAGGTTTATAACCGATCCTTTCAACACTCACGCAGTATCCATGACTGCTGTAGTCGTTATAGTTCGGATTATTGTGAATGTGTCCGTATATATTTGCATACGGCATATTTTTATTTACATACAGCGGTTCATGAGACAGCATCCAGAAACCATCAAGGATGACCGGTAGATCATAGACCTCAGTAAAACCGTTATTTCTGTAATAATTGCTGTCGTACATATCGTGATTGCCTTTTACCAGAATTTTAATACCATTCAGCTCGCTTATATATCGTTCATTTCCGATATCTCCGAGCAGGTAAACCGTATCGTCCTTACCAACTACTCTGTTCCAGTTTTCTATGATAGCAGCGTTCATTTCTTCAGCGGTTGAAAACGGTCTGCTTTCATAATTCATTATATTCTCATCATCAAAATGCAGGTCTGCAATAAAGAAAATGCTCACGGTTTTGTTCTCCTTTCACTGTCAGCTATTTATCATTCTCTATTTTTCATCACATATCGTCCTTCATACTAAAAAACAAAACCCACCTTTGAAAGCATTGTATTTCTGCCTTATTCAAGGTGGGGTCTGTAAATACTATTATAAACTCAAAGTCGTACTGTGTCAAGTTTCTGGAAATATAATACGGTGATTCTGTTTTTCCTCTTGAATAACATGGCTTTAAATGCTATAATTATACTTAACACAAGGAATGATCACATACTGAAACCAGAGGTGAATTAAATGCTTAACGTGTATTTCGGAGATATGCCTGAAGCAATCTACAATACAAATGTCTATTTTAATAATACTTATAAAGACAACTGGATCACCAAACAGCTTTCTAAAGATATAATAAAAGCAGTTGACAAATCTGAAGTTATCGATGAAAGAAATATACTTAGCCCTGTATTCGGAAATATGAGTCCCAAAAAGTTATCCGGTGGAGTTAAGACTTTGCTTCTTATCGCATACGACAAAACAAAAATCTTCAACGCCTCGACCTGTGGTGATAACTGTGCCGAGTGGATACTAAAAATCGCAGAGGAGCGAAAAGTAGAAATCAATTTACGTCACCTCATGGATTTCGGTAAAGGCGAGTTTAAAATTAAGGTTATGAATACCGGAAAGATCGTAAAAAATATGGGCGAACTTGTATATGAAGCCGGAGAGTTTGTGTGAGGTATTTATGACTGGAAAACATCATGTTGAAATAAAAAACCGTGATGCGGTGTTCAAATTTGATCTGAACCGTAATATCACTATAGTTAAAGGTGACAGTGGAACCGGTAAAACCACTCTGTTTGAAATGGTTGCCGATTATACAAGACTCCGTGAATCAAGCGGAGTAAATATTTCGTGCGACAAACAATGCGCAGCACTTATTGATACTGACTGGAAAAATCAGCTTAGCGGACTTAATGAATGTATTGTATTCATCGATGAAGGTGCTGAATATCTTAAAACAAAAGATTTCGCAGGAACGATTAAGAATTCAGGAAACTACTACGTTATATTCAATCGTGAAAGCCTTCACGATCTTCCTTACAGCGTAGATGAAATATATGAGATCAAAGCCAGCGGAAAATATCACAGCTTCAAAAGATTGTTCAAATCCAGTTCTAAGCATATATATTACAGAGACAAAGCTGCCACAAAACTGAAATACGATACTTTACTAACTGAGGATTCAAAATCCGGTTTTCAGTTTTATCAGAATTATTTTTCCGGAAGCGATATCACATGCTTTTCTTCATCATCTAATTCATCGATTTTCTCATGGCTGAAAGAAAACAATGAGAAAAAAGTACTTGTAATCGCTGATGGTGCTGCTTTTGGATCTGAAATAGACAGAATACTAAAACTAGATTCTTCTTCAAATATCAGACTGTGTCTTCCGGAATCATTTGAATGGCTTATTTTGAAATCAGGACTAATCAAAACCGATAATATCAATGCTGTCCTTGAAAATCCATCGGAATATATTGAATGCTCAGAATATTTCAGCTGGGAAAATTTCTTTGAAAAATACCTTATAGATAACACGGTAAATACCCCATTCCAGTATGCTAAAAGAGAAATAAATCCGATATATCTTAATGAAATTAATTCAGAAAAAATTATAGCTGAAATCTATACTGTCAAATAACGATCTGAGCCTTGTTTCCGTACTGGAAGCAAGGCTCATTTTACGTATTTTCAATTGTGCCGAAGGCACCACCATTTAAATGGAACGCCTTCGGCGTGCTATTTTTAAAAGATCGCAATTCAGAGATTGCTGCTGATAACAACAAAACGCTTCAGAGCCTTTTTCCTACATCCTTATTATATCATTTGCAATATGCACTCTTTGATTATCAGCTCAGTCGAATCATTATCATCTGATCAAGTTTGATTTCTGAAATATCACAAGGAACATAATCTTTCAGATATATTTTAAGTTTTAACATATTAAGTGTATGCTTGATACTATCAGTCAATTGTTCACTTCTACGTTTGTAATTAAAATCATTGATAATTGTACGAAGCTTAAGACGTTTATAACCTATATCCGTATACATAAGCTGAAGCTTGAT from Ruminococcus sp. HUN007 includes:
- a CDS encoding endonuclease V; protein product: MKNEEQYIEIQNALRDKLDLTDRIRMDEIKTVAGVDLAYWNDENGSECAVCCIVVVDFNTHEVIERKSYAGKITCEYIPGFLSFREIPLIREAVKLLENDPDIFMFDGNGYLHPRHMGIASQASFDIGKPSIGVAKSYYKIEDTDYTEPGKSRGDMTDIVINDEVYGCVLRTMDNVKPVFVSAGNYISLKTSIDIVLSLTDKESHIPVPTREADLETHKKRIECKASGIMGAC
- a CDS encoding RNA 2'-phosphotransferase; the protein is MDKYYTELSKEISYALRHAPWEYELELDENGWVSVNQLLNALRENSKWEKVTEEDLRYIIENSDKKRHEISNGKIRAFYGHSIPQKIVKEAAEPPKILYHGTPVRFTGSIMKSGLLPNKRQYVHLSADIDTALQVGKRRDDNPAILVIDAETAWKDGIMFYLGNDKVWLADTVPAKYIKVMQ
- a CDS encoding DUF4869 domain-containing protein; this translates as MLNVYFGDMPEAIYNTNVYFNNTYKDNWITKQLSKDIIKAVDKSEVIDERNILSPVFGNMSPKKLSGGVKTLLLIAYDKTKIFNASTCGDNCAEWILKIAEERKVEINLRHLMDFGKGEFKIKVMNTGKIVKNMGELVYEAGEFV
- a CDS encoding metallophosphoesterase, encoding MSIFFIADLHFDDENIMNYESRPFSTAEEMNAAIIENWNRVVGKDDTVYLLGDIGNERYISELNGIKILVKGNHDMYDSNYYRNNGFTEVYDLPVILDGFWMLSHEPLYVNKNMPYANIYGHIHNNPNYNDYSSHGYCVSVERIGYKPVSFEKIKSDVGVKTQYGSEPHSESYGKGLYKT
- a CDS encoding ATP-grasp domain-containing protein; this encodes MKVWLKTKLDKGMNMEIPHSPNMACAMYGFRELGAEIVPYHTIDEIYDKVEKEDIVLDYIDQCKEIFNKFGVEPYVPDYPETMKKYLGRKIWTDTIEAISVDESKWSAGWFVKPKKSKVFTGKIIKSIYDLTGCGNQNENYEVICSEPLDIEAEWRCFILYDRLLDVRPYGLILDSNRESYYYHYDATVLKEIMETFKSWENRPVACSMDICVTKDNRTLLVEFNDAYSLGNYGLNHVHYAKLISARWSQLLDREDEYDF